Part of the Acidobacteriota bacterium genome is shown below.
CGTTTCCAGATCGGATCCGCCGGGAGTGTCACGTCAGCGGGCCAGCCTGGAATCGCGCTGGCTGGCAGCAACACCCGGTAGCCAATGGCTTCATAGCCGCGGCACCGCCGGTCGAACATTCGAGCGAGCATCGGCACATCGATGTCGGCGTAGTCGTAGACGCGCACTTCGCGCTTGGCATCGTGCAGCCGGTGTAGTCGGCCGGCGTACTGGGCCACCGTGCCGCGCCAGGACACGGGAAGTGTCAGGAACAGCGAGTCGAGTCTCGCATCGTCGAACCCCTCGCCCACGTGCTTGCCCGTCGCCAGCACAACTCTGCCCTCCTCAATGGGAATCGTTGCGAATCGCTCGGCCACGGCCTGCCGCTCCCGCTTGCCCGTTCTCGCGCGGAGCACGACCAGGTGCCGGACGTTTGGCGCGAGCAGTTGCTCAAGGCGGTCGAGATGATCGTTGCGCTCGGTCAGGACCAGCGGAGACCGGCCGCTGTTCACGGCGTCGGTCACGTCATCCGCGATGCGGCGATTGCGTGTGGTATCGCCGACGAGCTCCTGATAGAGCGCCTGGAACTCCACGCGCCGGTCGGGATCTGGTGCCCGCCTCGACCGAAATCCGGTCGGCTGCACCAGGACGACGTGCTCGAACGGTCGCGCGGCAGCCTGCACGCGCGCGTTCACGCGGTAGCGCACCGGGCCGCACTGCATCGTGACAATCGGGTGATGCCCGTCCTTGCGGGCCACCGTGGCCGACAACCCCACGACGAACCGGGCTTTCGCCCGTCGCACGACCGACTCGAACGTCTGCGCCGACAAGTGGTGACACTCGTCGACGATGACGTGGCCGTAGTCGGCGACGAGGTCGTCAACGACGCCCTTCTTGA
Proteins encoded:
- a CDS encoding DEAD/DEAH box helicase family protein, translating into LDVTFTGELRPEQLAAAKAMASHDTGVLAATTAFGKTVIAAWLIAQRRVNTLVLVHRRQLLDQWVERLSTFLGMPAKSIGRVAGGRKRTTGLIDVAVIQSLVKKGVVDDLVADYGHVIVDECHHLSAQTFESVVRRAKARFVVGLSATVARKDGHHPIVTMQCGPVRYRVNARVQAAARPFEHVVLVQPTGFRSRRAPDPDRRVEFQALYQELVGDTTRNRRIADDVTDAVNSGRSPLVLTERNDHLDRLEQLLAPNVRHLVVLRARTGKRERQAVAERFATIPIEEGRVVLATGKHVGEGFDDARLDSLFLTLPVSWRGTVAQYAGRLHRLHDAKREVRVYDYADIDVPMLARMFDRRCRGYEAIGYRVLLPASAIPGWPADVTLPADPIWKRDYSGSVRRLIRDGVDSPLATLFVHAVRPVSADADGLARARSATEAFLFRRLESLPETRGRFALNAVLPIAFDGLGTMEVDLLCAEARVAVELDGAQHLSDPAAYRRDRRKDQLLQENGYFVLRFLAEDVGRDLDSSSMRSCAH